One Azospirillum sp. B510 genomic window carries:
- a CDS encoding methyl-accepting chemotaxis protein → MSLPVSLRVLPRFGIAALLPAAAALVPLLLPHAVPDIAPRSVWLATGLALALALLVALVLALDLSDAMARLASDASGLAEGRPVEVSPLPARGDEVGMVASAHVRIAQTQDALHAALRRLIQEGEGDMPATAPLPGRFAEMAALVEDARSSFRHIGQQAAQVAIAAGQASTAVSQVADGAAIQTEDLDRVVGAVGRSVRAIADVTDSTRAASDMVRVTAGFADRGKAEMARLVRVSQTIGDNSRRIGRITEAITQIAVKTNILSVNASIEAARAGEQGKGFEVVAEEVGKLADSSVESARQIAEIVETAAALAEEGMAATAEVVQMMDGIAERVAQIDRMVQSVASAMASQQDHIVEIESNVGNIRTVASKNSAASEEITATMVHLSRLADDTRRLAERFRAP, encoded by the coding sequence ATGTCGCTTCCGGTCAGCTTGCGGGTTCTTCCCCGTTTCGGCATCGCCGCCCTGTTGCCGGCCGCCGCGGCCCTGGTTCCCCTTCTGCTGCCACATGCGGTTCCGGATATCGCGCCGCGGTCCGTGTGGCTGGCCACCGGCCTGGCGCTGGCGCTGGCGTTGCTGGTCGCGCTCGTCCTGGCTCTCGACCTGTCCGACGCGATGGCTCGGCTGGCGTCGGACGCCAGCGGGCTTGCCGAAGGGCGGCCGGTTGAAGTCTCGCCGTTGCCGGCCCGGGGGGACGAGGTCGGGATGGTCGCCTCGGCCCATGTCCGCATCGCGCAGACCCAGGACGCGCTGCATGCCGCCCTGCGCCGTCTGATCCAGGAGGGGGAGGGCGACATGCCGGCCACCGCTCCGCTTCCCGGCCGCTTCGCCGAGATGGCGGCGCTGGTGGAGGATGCGCGTTCCTCCTTCCGGCACATCGGCCAGCAGGCGGCCCAGGTCGCCATCGCCGCCGGGCAGGCCAGCACCGCGGTTTCCCAGGTCGCCGACGGCGCCGCCATCCAGACGGAGGATCTGGACCGGGTGGTCGGTGCGGTCGGCCGTTCCGTCCGCGCCATCGCCGATGTCACCGACAGCACCCGCGCCGCCTCCGACATGGTGAGGGTGACCGCCGGTTTCGCCGACCGGGGCAAGGCGGAGATGGCGCGGCTGGTGCGCGTCTCCCAGACCATCGGCGACAACAGCCGGCGCATCGGCCGCATCACCGAGGCGATCACCCAGATCGCCGTCAAGACCAACATCCTGTCGGTCAACGCCTCCATCGAGGCCGCCCGCGCCGGCGAACAGGGCAAGGGATTCGAGGTGGTGGCCGAGGAGGTCGGCAAACTGGCCGACAGTTCCGTCGAAAGCGCCCGCCAGATCGCCGAGATCGTCGAGACCGCGGCGGCCCTGGCCGAAGAGGGGATGGCGGCGACGGCGGAGGTGGTGCAGATGATGGACGGCATCGCCGAGCGGGTCGCCCAGATCGACCGCATGGTCCAGTCGGTCGCCTCCGCCATGGCCAGCCAGCAGGATCATATCGTCGAGATCGAATCGAACGTCGGCAACATCCGCACCGTCGCCTCCAAGAATTCCGCCGCGTCGGAGGAGATCACGGCGACCATGGTCCATCTGTCCCGGCTCGCCGACGACACGCGGCGGCTGGCCGAACGCTTCCGGGCGCCGTGA
- a CDS encoding methyl-accepting chemotaxis protein: protein MSITTRIALGFAAVLLLTLAVAVIGWSGLNTYASQVEVAARTARLDTLLFSARQEEAHYLLDVDPSASRRVRQLTDQLRMEAEALLALPDHSVPPDALREALAKLAAYRKSFDEVVGLEVDRFASLSKLRKQTGALLVIAQTLTRDQSARYADALARLKADSGDRAALTALESSTLLMSIAGRLIQDTRGALLDVQQFLIDHGESGRNSLSASIDRLLGAVGDVRKAVTDDAALRESETLTASIMGVETEFLLVADIVARRNAARDAMRDAAKIVNDQVTQLVAAQTAEREAGRSRAMMLLWTGALGALAAGVLLSILIARSLTGPIAATTAAVQRVSEGDLTVAVPGTGRQDELGSIGRAVATVIQVLHGLHGEMHRLSGKAVQNDAATNEPPAFHGAYGEMVALLQETGGAFRAIGEQATQVAIAAGQASTAIAHVSDGASEQTDDLDQVATAVGQSARAIAHVTDSTRDASDMVKDAADFANGGREDMARLLRVSQTIAENSRRIGRITEAITQIAVKTNILSVNASIEAARAGEQGKGFEVVAEEVGKLADNAVESARQIAEIIEAAAALAEEGKAVTEQARRRMDGLAGRVDRIDSAFQSVAVAMEEQQASVREIERSVESVRTVASKNAAASEEIAATMVHLSRLADETRRQVSRFQAD, encoded by the coding sequence ATGTCGATCACCACCCGCATCGCCCTGGGCTTCGCCGCCGTCCTGCTGCTGACGCTCGCCGTCGCCGTGATCGGTTGGAGCGGGCTGAACACCTACGCGTCACAGGTGGAGGTCGCCGCCCGGACCGCCCGGCTCGACACGCTGCTGTTCAGCGCGCGGCAGGAGGAGGCGCATTATCTGCTGGATGTCGATCCTTCCGCCAGCCGGAGGGTACGGCAGCTGACCGACCAGCTGCGGATGGAAGCGGAGGCGCTACTGGCTTTGCCCGACCACAGCGTTCCCCCCGATGCGCTGAGGGAGGCGCTGGCCAAGCTGGCCGCCTACCGCAAATCCTTCGACGAGGTGGTCGGGCTGGAGGTCGATCGTTTCGCCAGCCTGTCCAAGCTGCGCAAGCAGACCGGCGCCCTGCTGGTGATCGCCCAGACCCTGACGCGCGACCAGTCGGCACGCTATGCCGACGCGCTGGCGCGGCTGAAGGCGGACTCGGGCGACCGCGCGGCGCTGACCGCGCTGGAATCATCGACCCTGCTGATGTCCATCGCCGGACGGCTGATCCAGGACACCCGCGGCGCCCTGCTGGATGTTCAGCAATTCCTGATCGACCACGGCGAATCGGGCCGCAATTCCCTGAGCGCCAGCATCGACCGGCTGCTGGGGGCCGTCGGCGACGTCCGCAAGGCCGTCACCGACGACGCGGCCCTGCGCGAATCGGAAACGCTGACCGCCTCGATCATGGGGGTGGAGACGGAGTTCCTGCTGGTGGCCGACATCGTCGCCCGGCGCAACGCCGCCCGCGACGCCATGCGCGACGCCGCCAAGATCGTCAACGATCAGGTGACACAGCTGGTGGCGGCCCAGACGGCGGAGCGCGAGGCCGGACGCTCGCGCGCCATGATGCTGCTGTGGACGGGTGCCCTGGGCGCGCTGGCCGCCGGCGTCCTGCTGTCCATCCTGATCGCCCGCAGCCTGACCGGCCCGATCGCCGCCACCACCGCGGCGGTGCAGCGCGTGTCGGAAGGCGACCTGACCGTCGCGGTTCCCGGCACCGGGAGACAGGACGAGTTGGGGTCCATCGGCCGCGCCGTGGCCACCGTCATCCAGGTGCTGCACGGTCTGCACGGCGAGATGCACCGGCTGTCGGGCAAGGCTGTGCAAAATGACGCGGCGACAAACGAACCGCCAGCCTTCCACGGCGCCTATGGCGAGATGGTGGCGCTGTTGCAGGAAACCGGCGGCGCCTTCCGCGCCATCGGCGAACAGGCCACCCAGGTCGCCATCGCCGCCGGACAGGCGAGCACCGCCATCGCCCACGTCTCGGATGGCGCCTCGGAACAGACCGACGATCTCGATCAGGTGGCGACCGCGGTCGGCCAATCGGCCCGCGCCATCGCCCATGTGACGGACAGCACCCGCGACGCCTCCGACATGGTGAAGGACGCCGCCGATTTCGCCAACGGCGGCCGCGAGGATATGGCCCGCCTTCTGCGGGTCTCGCAGACCATCGCCGAGAACAGCCGGCGCATCGGCCGCATCACCGAGGCGATCACCCAGATCGCCGTCAAGACCAACATCCTGTCGGTCAACGCCTCCATCGAGGCCGCCCGCGCCGGCGAACAGGGCAAGGGATTCGAGGTGGTGGCCGAGGAGGTCGGCAAACTGGCCGACAACGCCGTCGAAAGCGCCCGCCAGATCGCCGAGATCATCGAGGCCGCGGCAGCCCTGGCCGAAGAGGGCAAGGCGGTCACCGAGCAGGCGCGGCGCCGGATGGATGGGCTGGCGGGCCGGGTGGACCGCATCGACAGCGCCTTCCAGTCGGTCGCCGTCGCCATGGAGGAACAACAGGCGTCGGTCCGTGAAATCGAGCGGTCGGTGGAAAGCGTGCGCACCGTCGCCTCCAAGAACGCCGCCGCGTCGGAGGAGATCGCGGCCACCATGGTTCATCTCTCCCGCCTGGCCGACGAGACGCGGCGGCAGGTATCACGCTTCCAGGCGGATTGA
- a CDS encoding DUF2934 domain-containing protein, translating to MSVDVEQRIRDRAYSIWLEEGCPHGRDGDHWLLAERAIKAETVASPEISPVVAVVKAPRKTTNAKPRTAAVRGAAKVPATKATSAEPPAESAADAPKPRKPRARKTMVV from the coding sequence ATGAGCGTGGATGTCGAACAGCGGATCCGTGACCGCGCCTATTCGATCTGGTTGGAGGAGGGTTGTCCTCATGGTCGGGATGGCGACCATTGGTTGCTGGCTGAACGAGCCATCAAGGCCGAAACCGTCGCAAGTCCGGAAATTTCGCCGGTTGTGGCGGTGGTGAAGGCCCCGCGCAAAACCACCAACGCCAAGCCGCGAACCGCTGCCGTTCGAGGGGCTGCGAAAGTTCCGGCAACGAAAGCCACCTCCGCCGAACCGCCTGCCGAATCGGCCGCCGATGCGCCGAAGCCACGCAAGCCAAGGGCCCGCAAGACGATGGTCGTCTGA
- the mltG gene encoding endolytic transglycosylase MltG: MGWGLRIFAGTLALAVAVAGGVGVWGYQRYSAPGPLEQPETVIIPRGSGLEAIAITLGDSGVIASPLVFAAAAKLTGTFRDLKAGEYQFPAGISIDGVLEQMRQGRTVVHRFTVPEGLTSAQVVALLARESGLTGEIAKPPKEGSLLPETYHFSHGDSRNTLIERMQAAMTQILAEAWKNRDPNLPFETPQQALTLASIVEKETGIAAERPKVAGVFINRLEAGMKLQSDPTVIYALTDGGGELGRALTRNDWKLESPYNTYVAAGLPPGPIANPGKASIQAVLKPEHHEFVYFVADGTGGHVFAKSLADHNRNVAKWREVQQSRQSDHGETAPE; this comes from the coding sequence ATGGGCTGGGGGCTCCGAATTTTCGCGGGGACCCTGGCCCTCGCCGTAGCGGTAGCCGGCGGGGTTGGTGTCTGGGGATACCAGCGTTATTCGGCTCCCGGACCTTTGGAGCAACCGGAGACGGTCATCATCCCCCGCGGCAGCGGGTTGGAAGCGATCGCCATCACTTTGGGCGATTCTGGCGTCATTGCTTCGCCTCTGGTCTTCGCCGCTGCCGCCAAGCTAACCGGCACGTTCCGGGACCTGAAGGCTGGCGAGTACCAATTCCCTGCGGGAATCAGCATCGACGGTGTCCTGGAACAGATGCGCCAGGGTCGAACCGTGGTGCATCGTTTCACCGTTCCGGAGGGATTGACCTCTGCCCAGGTTGTGGCGCTGCTGGCACGCGAATCCGGACTCACCGGTGAAATCGCCAAGCCGCCGAAGGAAGGATCCCTCCTGCCGGAGACCTATCATTTCTCTCATGGAGACAGCCGGAACACCCTGATCGAGCGGATGCAAGCCGCGATGACCCAGATCCTGGCGGAGGCCTGGAAAAATCGCGATCCGAACCTGCCCTTCGAGACACCTCAACAGGCCCTGACCCTCGCGTCGATTGTCGAGAAGGAGACGGGCATCGCCGCCGAGCGGCCCAAGGTGGCGGGGGTCTTCATCAATCGGCTGGAAGCGGGCATGAAGTTGCAGTCCGATCCGACGGTGATCTACGCGCTGACCGACGGCGGCGGCGAATTGGGGCGGGCGCTGACCCGCAACGACTGGAAACTCGAGTCGCCCTACAACACCTATGTGGCCGCCGGCCTGCCGCCGGGACCCATCGCCAATCCGGGCAAGGCTTCGATCCAGGCGGTGTTGAAACCGGAACATCATGAGTTTGTGTATTTCGTTGCCGACGGCACCGGCGGCCATGTCTTCGCGAAGTCGTTGGCCGATCACAATCGTAATGTCGCCAAATGGCGCGAGGTGCAGCAAAGCCGGCAATCCGACCATGGCGAAACGGCGCCGGAGTAA